In the Alteromonas sp. M12 genome, one interval contains:
- the nlpI gene encoding lipoprotein NlpI, which produces MNKHLLLSLFLVTSGLAGCSINSGSALHSKVESILIPEPQPLNFRSQLAIARYNQILTQTSLSNEERAELLFLRGTHYDSVGLAGLAQYDFGRAKQLKPDMAEAYNSLGIHFTQQMEFNEAYESFDSALDINPELDFALLNRGIALYYGQRNELAMQDLIRFYNKDKENPFSALWLFLAHKEINYEAALTELKKHRENLSDDNWGTIIVDFYLGKVSRNTLLNGFVLGPKTTVELNQRMCEVYFYMGKFYESLGERGLALNYFKMVLSTNIYDYVEHRYARIEIDMLRKQASEDLKS; this is translated from the coding sequence ATGAATAAACACCTTTTACTGTCATTATTTCTAGTAACCTCAGGCCTTGCTGGCTGCAGTATTAACTCGGGCTCTGCACTGCATTCAAAAGTCGAAAGTATTTTAATTCCAGAACCGCAACCACTGAATTTTAGGTCGCAGTTGGCCATCGCTAGATACAACCAAATACTGACGCAAACATCATTAAGCAATGAAGAAAGAGCTGAACTGCTCTTTTTACGTGGAACACATTACGACAGTGTAGGTTTAGCGGGGTTGGCTCAATACGATTTTGGTCGGGCTAAGCAATTAAAGCCTGATATGGCAGAAGCATACAACTCTCTTGGTATTCATTTCACCCAACAGATGGAGTTTAATGAAGCTTATGAATCCTTTGATTCTGCTTTGGATATCAATCCAGAGTTAGATTTTGCGTTATTAAATAGGGGCATTGCACTTTATTATGGGCAGCGAAATGAACTGGCTATGCAGGATCTCATTCGTTTCTATAATAAAGATAAAGAAAATCCGTTCTCTGCTTTGTGGCTCTTTTTGGCCCACAAAGAAATAAATTATGAGGCTGCGCTGACGGAATTAAAAAAGCATCGTGAAAATCTTTCTGATGACAACTGGGGAACAATTATTGTTGATTTTTACTTAGGTAAGGTTAGCCGTAATACCCTGTTGAATGGATTTGTTTTAGGTCCTAAAACGACGGTAGAACTTAATCAACGCATGTGTGAAGTGTATTTTTACATGGGTAAATTTTATGAAAGCCTAGGTGAACGTGGTTTGGCGTTAAATTATTTCAAAATGGTTTTAAGCACTAACATTTATGATTACGTTGAACACCGATATGCACGAATCGAAATAGATATGTTGCGTAAACAAGCGTCTGAAGATTTAAAAAGTTAA
- the cdd gene encoding cytidine deaminase: MENNTKKLIQAAKQAQQNSYSPYSNFKVGSAILADNGKVYAGCNIENAAYPLGQCAEAGAIAAMILDGGKKIVKILVASPNEKICPPCGGCRQKIKEFADQDTEILMYDTSDNVKTVDISTLLPFAFELD, translated from the coding sequence TTGGAAAATAATACTAAAAAACTAATCCAAGCTGCCAAACAAGCGCAGCAAAATTCCTATTCTCCTTACTCAAATTTTAAAGTCGGGTCAGCCATTTTAGCGGACAACGGTAAAGTCTATGCTGGATGCAATATTGAAAATGCAGCCTACCCTTTAGGGCAATGTGCCGAGGCCGGTGCAATCGCAGCGATGATTTTAGATGGTGGCAAAAAAATCGTTAAGATATTAGTCGCTAGTCCAAATGAAAAAATCTGTCCTCCCTGTGGCGGTTGCAGACAAAAAATTAAAGAATTTGCTGATCAAGATACTGAAATTTTGATGTATGACACCAGCGATAATGTCAAAACAGTAGATATCAGTACATTGTTGCCTTTCGCGTTCGAACTGGACTAA
- a CDS encoding adenylate/guanylate cyclase domain-containing protein, with protein sequence MLKLLYRKIAFLGINEKDLDNLSHIKIVNTISLMVLIFLVLQLPFIARFWQYGGFPVLILCVLHIAIFIQILRFNWRHHFVSARALLMFGFVSYIGISSVIWNINLQFHFLFIIGLFVSPFLYRDWEKRQYIPNLVIYVVCFCGIEAFWQFPRQTFQANELEKFWLTMGTCLLISAAAITSSLLIYQNSRTAHLRMSRDKARISHLLQKTLPKPLIKNLLTNFTTPAPSMQLEQHFCSVLFADIQGYTQHCSSTNEQEIMQLLNSFYCEFDLISRQNQLQKIKTNGDQYMAVCGIYEKRLNPALQTCLAARTMLESFNNLCNHLKLNLQIRIGIASGPLTAGCVGLDNMLFDVWGETVNLASRLESHGQASKVLVCQNTYLHSREQIKFESVDKLYLKGLGTLTAYFISESQYAQQRKS encoded by the coding sequence ATGCTAAAATTACTTTATCGGAAAATTGCATTTCTGGGGATCAATGAAAAGGATTTAGATAACCTCAGCCACATAAAAATAGTAAACACGATTTCATTAATGGTGTTGATATTTTTAGTCTTGCAATTGCCTTTTATTGCTCGATTTTGGCAATATGGCGGCTTTCCAGTTCTTATCCTATGTGTGTTACACATCGCTATATTCATCCAGATCTTACGTTTCAACTGGCGTCATCACTTTGTCTCTGCCAGAGCACTTTTGATGTTTGGTTTTGTATCCTACATTGGTATATCAAGTGTAATTTGGAATATTAATCTACAATTCCACTTTCTGTTTATAATCGGTTTGTTTGTTAGTCCATTTTTATACCGCGATTGGGAAAAACGCCAATATATTCCCAACTTGGTGATTTATGTCGTTTGTTTTTGCGGTATTGAAGCGTTCTGGCAATTTCCTCGTCAGACTTTTCAGGCAAACGAATTAGAAAAGTTTTGGCTGACAATGGGCACTTGTCTATTAATCTCTGCCGCAGCCATAACCTCTAGCTTATTGATTTATCAAAATTCCCGTACAGCTCATCTGAGAATGAGTCGAGATAAAGCCCGCATATCACATTTGTTACAGAAAACCTTACCTAAGCCGTTGATTAAAAACCTACTAACAAACTTCACGACTCCGGCTCCATCCATGCAATTAGAGCAGCATTTTTGTTCAGTGTTATTTGCCGATATTCAGGGGTACACCCAACATTGTAGCAGTACAAATGAGCAAGAAATCATGCAGTTACTGAATTCATTTTATTGCGAATTTGATTTAATCAGTAGACAAAATCAACTCCAAAAAATTAAAACCAATGGCGATCAATATATGGCGGTATGCGGAATTTACGAAAAGCGATTAAACCCAGCATTGCAGACATGTCTAGCAGCAAGGACTATGTTGGAAAGCTTTAATAATCTGTGTAATCACTTAAAATTAAACTTACAGATTAGAATCGGCATAGCCAGTGGGCCACTTACGGCGGGATGTGTTGGATTAGATAATATGCTTTTTGATGTGTGGGGAGAAACGGTTAATTTAGCCTCTCGCTTAGAAAGTCATGGCCAAGCAAGCAAAGTACTAGTTTGTCAAAACACCTATTTACATTCTCGAGAGCAAATTAAATTTGAGAGTGTAGACAAGCTATACCTAAAAGGACTTGGTACACTTACCGCTTATTTTATAAGTGAGTCTCAATACGCACAGCAAAGGAAAAGTTAA
- a CDS encoding cupin domain-containing protein codes for MYKLNIPNKQHFLTEYWQKKPLVIRKAFSDFVDPLDEHELAGLAQEEEVDSRIISKKQGKWSNSPGPFSDFTPYCIGDWSLLVQSVDHYIPEAKMLLDSFDFIPNWRVDDLMVSYSEANGGVGPHVDQYDVFIIQGRGSRRWQVGANKHHDSIQPAKNLKQITGFDPIIDEVLEPGDLIYIPPGFPHNGVAITSCLNYSVGFRAPTQRELLDGFVDYAQAKNLFNLRYSDPDLTLRDSRFEIKPSEIEKLKNMFNQMINSVHFDDFIATYFTETKDVDMYEADLTENYSLNEIVNLLDSGVSFERKLDTKIIQQKVRLNNKYQMVTWINQHRINVESEHESMLFKMLNSSVLDKQTKINYADGLIFNQILAKLVNAGGWFPDI; via the coding sequence ATGTACAAATTAAACATTCCCAATAAACAACATTTTCTGACCGAATATTGGCAGAAAAAACCGCTTGTCATTCGTAAGGCTTTTTCTGACTTTGTTGATCCTCTAGACGAACATGAACTGGCAGGCCTTGCTCAAGAAGAGGAAGTAGATTCTCGTATCATTTCTAAAAAACAGGGAAAATGGTCCAACTCCCCTGGCCCATTTTCAGACTTTACCCCTTATTGCATAGGTGATTGGTCTTTGTTAGTGCAGTCTGTCGACCACTATATCCCCGAGGCAAAAATGTTGTTAGATAGTTTTGACTTTATTCCTAATTGGCGGGTCGATGATCTAATGGTCAGTTATTCAGAAGCCAATGGAGGTGTTGGCCCTCATGTTGATCAATATGACGTATTTATTATTCAAGGACGTGGCTCTAGAAGATGGCAAGTTGGCGCAAATAAGCACCATGACTCCATACAACCCGCTAAAAACTTAAAACAAATAACCGGCTTTGACCCCATTATTGATGAAGTGCTTGAACCAGGTGACCTAATTTATATCCCTCCCGGCTTTCCACATAATGGCGTAGCAATAACATCCTGTTTAAATTATTCAGTAGGCTTTCGTGCGCCGACACAAAGAGAATTGCTTGACGGTTTTGTCGATTATGCCCAAGCCAAGAATTTATTTAACCTTCGCTATAGCGATCCAGACTTAACCTTAAGAGATTCGCGTTTTGAAATTAAGCCGTCAGAAATTGAAAAACTAAAAAATATGTTTAACCAAATGATCAATTCTGTACATTTTGATGATTTTATCGCTACCTACTTCACCGAAACCAAAGATGTAGATATGTATGAGGCTGATTTAACAGAAAATTATTCACTTAATGAAATTGTTAATTTACTCGACTCAGGAGTAAGCTTTGAGCGCAAACTGGACACCAAAATAATCCAGCAGAAAGTAAGATTAAACAATAAATATCAAATGGTTACATGGATAAATCAACACAGAATTAACGTTGAATCTGAACATGAAAGTATGCTTTTTAAAATGCTCAATTCCAGCGTTTTAGATAAACAAACGAAAATTAATTACGCTGACGGCTTAATTTTTAACCAAATCTTGGCTAAACTCGTTAATGCAGGGGGGTGGTTCCCTGATATTTAA
- a CDS encoding GNAT family N-acetyltransferase, whose protein sequence is MTLTVQNVDWEKAKHTLSRLREKVFVYEWRIPRECEFDQQDVHATHVLVLDNEKQEIATGRLTTRGEIGRVAVVPKFRGPEVYRILFAALLENAHRLGLQQVYVQCDLEGVEYYQNQGFNPVGPVYMDAGIARQKMACSTAEFSLNRVDLTH, encoded by the coding sequence GTGACGTTGACGGTACAAAACGTTGACTGGGAAAAAGCAAAACATACGCTTAGTAGGTTAAGAGAAAAGGTATTTGTTTACGAGTGGCGCATTCCTCGAGAATGCGAATTTGATCAGCAAGATGTGCATGCAACCCATGTACTTGTGCTAGACAATGAAAAACAAGAAATCGCGACAGGCAGATTAACCACCAGAGGGGAAATTGGCCGCGTAGCAGTTGTTCCAAAATTTCGTGGACCTGAAGTCTACCGCATACTGTTTGCTGCACTACTAGAGAATGCACATCGTCTAGGTTTGCAACAAGTATACGTTCAGTGTGATTTGGAAGGTGTAGAATATTATCAAAACCAGGGATTCAACCCAGTCGGTCCAGTCTATATGGACGCAGGAATAGCCAGACAAAAAATGGCATGTTCCACAGCAGAATTTTCACTCAACAGAGTGGATTTGACACATTAA
- a CDS encoding DUF4826 family protein → MTQPQAMSQEQMTQWVRSQFQRANKHLAENGVIFDSVVTEECRYLAPYVAVWKIKALDKKFYWVISGDLPCDFMPYESEKNARDVLRRFSFQWQLKAQDIEESGNIDKTQKQFAEMLVTRAEGLYALYNQEDLWKEIKGGKA, encoded by the coding sequence ATGACACAACCTCAGGCCATGAGTCAGGAGCAAATGACTCAGTGGGTGCGTTCGCAGTTTCAGCGAGCCAATAAACATTTAGCAGAAAATGGTGTTATTTTTGATTCGGTGGTGACCGAAGAATGTCGTTACCTAGCACCTTATGTAGCAGTTTGGAAAATCAAAGCACTAGACAAGAAATTTTATTGGGTAATCAGTGGCGATCTACCTTGTGATTTTATGCCATATGAAAGTGAAAAAAACGCGAGAGATGTGCTTCGTCGATTTTCTTTTCAATGGCAATTGAAAGCACAAGATATTGAAGAAAGCGGAAATATTGATAAAACCCAAAAACAGTTTGCAGAGATGTTAGTTACCCGAGCGGAAGGCTTGTATGCTTTGTATAATCAAGAAGATTTGTGGAAAGAAATCAAGGGCGGCAAAGCATAG
- a CDS encoding FAD-binding and (Fe-S)-binding domain-containing protein: MLPSIDPQSALENHYQMYLEDLKSSGFTGDIEYSYASRLAVATDNSIYQKLPQAVVFPKTTADLTLIGKTSNQYDGVKFSARGGGTGTNGQSLTSGIIVDVSRHMNQILEINAQQSWVRVQAGVVKDQLNDALRPLGFFFAPDLSTSNRATIGGMISTDASGQGSLVYGKTSDHVLGLTSVLVDGTVLETAPTAIENVKNDPSQPSRLTSITSQLIATCVDKRQQILAKFPRMNRFLTGYDLEHTVSDDLTQLDISRVITGSEGSLVFVAEAKLNITPIAKCKALVNIKYDSFESALRHAPHMVAANATSVETVDSKVLNLAKQDIVWHSVKDLIQDVPGKEVLGLNMVEYNSEDKAEIEAKIAQLSETLDNAQKHGLDGIIGYQLTYDVADINRIYAMRKKSVGLLGKADGWKKPIPFTEDTAVPPENLADFIMEFRALLDSKGLAYGMFGHVDAGVLHVRPALDMCDPNQQQIMQEISDEVVALVSKYGGLMWGEHGKGYRSEYGPEFFGEELFLELRKIKSVFDPLNKMNPGKICTPIDSTEELVKVSDLKRGDLDSQIPIAVRDSFEVAMSCNGNALCYNYDTKSTMCPSSKITRDRRHTPKGRAGMIREWLRLLSQNNVNVIELEKGEETPSWFERLQNTRYKSKNTDFSHEVLEVMEGCLACKACASQCPVNVDVPSFRSRFLAMYYQRYLRPAKDVLTANIESMAPWMAKAPAMINFFQRQPLLKEAIKRYIGYVDAPLLSEPSLDKRLEQNQIMPFDLQALSALDEEQKLKTVLIVQDPFTSFYEAEVVDELIQLLQKLHFNPVILPFKPNGKPQHVKGFLAKFAKTAQNTADFLNQVCELNLPMIGIDGSLVLCYRDEYRRILGNQRGNFQVQLVNEWLASQSLERELLERMQVRNPDGLEFKLISHCTEKTSIAGNDEQWRTIFSWFGLELTSIATGCCGMAGSFGHELIHQQESKGIYDLSWKQAVDSVPQQTLLATGYSCRTQVNRYEGFKPKHPVQALLAVLQK; encoded by the coding sequence ATGTTACCGAGTATTGATCCTCAATCCGCTTTAGAAAATCACTATCAAATGTATTTGGAAGATTTAAAGTCTTCTGGCTTTACTGGTGATATTGAATACAGTTACGCTAGCCGTCTGGCTGTTGCCACTGATAACTCTATTTATCAAAAATTACCTCAAGCTGTTGTGTTTCCTAAAACGACAGCCGATCTGACCCTGATTGGTAAAACTTCAAATCAATACGATGGCGTCAAATTTAGCGCTAGGGGAGGCGGCACTGGGACTAATGGTCAGTCTCTCACAAGTGGCATTATTGTCGATGTTTCCCGGCACATGAATCAGATACTTGAAATCAATGCGCAGCAAAGTTGGGTTAGGGTGCAAGCTGGGGTAGTGAAAGATCAGTTAAATGATGCGCTCCGTCCCCTGGGCTTTTTCTTTGCGCCTGATTTGTCCACTAGTAACCGCGCCACTATTGGCGGGATGATTAGCACTGATGCATCAGGGCAAGGATCTTTAGTATATGGGAAAACCAGTGATCATGTGCTTGGGCTAACATCGGTACTGGTTGATGGTACGGTTTTAGAAACGGCACCAACGGCAATCGAAAATGTCAAAAATGACCCATCTCAACCGAGCCGTTTAACGAGTATCACATCACAATTAATTGCTACTTGCGTTGATAAACGTCAGCAAATTCTGGCTAAATTTCCGCGAATGAATCGCTTTTTGACGGGATACGATCTTGAACACACTGTATCCGATGATTTAACTCAGTTGGATATCAGCCGTGTTATAACCGGCTCTGAGGGATCCTTAGTCTTTGTGGCTGAGGCAAAACTGAATATTACCCCTATTGCTAAATGCAAAGCCTTGGTTAATATCAAATACGATTCATTTGAATCGGCTTTGCGTCATGCTCCTCATATGGTTGCCGCAAATGCGACTTCGGTGGAAACGGTCGATAGCAAAGTACTCAATTTGGCGAAACAAGATATTGTTTGGCACTCTGTTAAAGATCTTATTCAAGATGTGCCCGGCAAAGAAGTGCTCGGATTAAATATGGTCGAGTACAACAGCGAAGATAAAGCCGAAATAGAAGCTAAAATAGCGCAGCTAAGTGAAACCTTAGACAATGCTCAAAAACATGGATTAGACGGCATAATTGGTTATCAATTAACCTATGATGTGGCCGATATTAATCGCATTTATGCAATGCGTAAAAAGTCTGTCGGTTTGTTGGGGAAAGCGGATGGCTGGAAAAAACCCATTCCATTCACTGAAGATACAGCGGTACCACCGGAAAATTTAGCTGATTTTATTATGGAGTTCAGAGCTCTTTTAGATAGCAAAGGACTTGCTTATGGCATGTTTGGTCATGTTGATGCGGGTGTACTGCATGTGCGGCCAGCCCTTGATATGTGCGATCCTAATCAACAGCAAATCATGCAAGAAATTTCTGATGAAGTAGTCGCTTTAGTCTCTAAATATGGCGGTTTGATGTGGGGCGAGCATGGTAAGGGCTACCGCAGTGAATATGGCCCTGAATTTTTTGGTGAAGAGCTTTTTCTAGAGTTACGTAAAATTAAAAGTGTATTTGATCCCTTGAATAAGATGAATCCGGGGAAAATTTGCACGCCTATCGATTCCACTGAAGAACTGGTTAAAGTCTCCGATTTGAAAAGGGGAGACTTAGACAGCCAAATACCTATTGCGGTTCGCGACTCGTTTGAGGTGGCAATGAGCTGTAATGGCAATGCGCTTTGTTATAACTACGACACCAAATCAACCATGTGTCCTTCCAGTAAAATCACTCGTGATCGCCGTCATACGCCTAAAGGTCGCGCAGGCATGATCAGAGAATGGTTACGCTTGCTTAGTCAAAATAACGTTAACGTGATTGAATTAGAAAAAGGCGAAGAAACGCCATCTTGGTTTGAACGTCTACAAAATACTCGCTACAAATCGAAAAACACCGACTTTTCACACGAAGTATTAGAGGTGATGGAAGGTTGTCTAGCCTGTAAAGCCTGTGCCAGCCAATGTCCGGTGAATGTTGATGTGCCGTCTTTCCGTTCACGATTTTTAGCCATGTATTATCAGCGCTACTTGCGGCCGGCTAAAGATGTGTTAACTGCGAACATTGAATCTATGGCTCCATGGATGGCAAAAGCGCCTGCAATGATTAACTTTTTCCAGCGTCAACCTTTGCTCAAAGAAGCAATCAAACGATATATAGGTTACGTTGATGCGCCATTATTGTCTGAGCCTTCGCTGGATAAGCGACTTGAACAAAATCAAATCATGCCCTTCGATTTACAGGCTCTATCCGCATTAGATGAGGAACAAAAATTAAAAACAGTGTTGATAGTACAAGACCCTTTCACTAGCTTTTATGAAGCTGAAGTGGTGGATGAGTTGATTCAATTATTGCAAAAACTGCATTTTAATCCTGTTATTTTGCCGTTTAAGCCGAATGGGAAACCTCAGCATGTGAAAGGCTTTTTAGCTAAATTTGCTAAAACAGCGCAAAACACAGCAGATTTTTTAAATCAGGTTTGTGAACTGAATTTACCTATGATCGGTATCGATGGTTCTTTAGTACTATGTTATCGAGATGAATATCGTCGTATTCTAGGCAACCAACGCGGTAATTTTCAGGTTCAACTAGTGAACGAATGGCTTGCTAGTCAGTCTTTAGAAAGAGAGCTACTAGAAAGAATGCAAGTTCGTAACCCAGATGGTCTTGAATTTAAGCTCATTTCTCACTGTACCGAAAAAACCAGTATTGCCGGTAACGATGAGCAATGGCGCACAATATTCTCTTGGTTCGGTTTAGAGTTAACATCGATTGCCACTGGGTGCTGTGGGATGGCAGGCTCTTTTGGTCATGAGTTAATTCATCAACAAGAATCAAAAGGAATTTATGATTTAAGCTGGAAGCAAGCTGTAGATTCAGTTCCTCAGCAAACGCTTTTGGCAACAGGATATTCATGCCGTACTCAGGTGAACAGATACGAAGGTTTCAAGCCTAAGCATCCAGTACAGGCTCTGTTAGCAGTATTACAGAAATAA
- a CDS encoding fatty acid desaturase family protein translates to MLKLSDYISSDELKALCQTSDLVGWYRVFINYALISIAIIVLLSFPYWYTFICCSWIIGGRILGIAILNHDAGHNTLFRTPSLNHYVGRWLLGGLVLVDYQAFKNGHAQHHRYAGTGKDPDKIFVANYPATPASMARKLLRDFSGVNGFKEIVYQIKVSTWQKRLPNIVVHGIFIASLIFFDVLWAYAAFWVGYLFIYPALSRIRIIGEHGAVTDIDALDPRLNTRTTLANPIVALLICPNDVNYHLEHHIHQKIPAQNLKKAHQLFKQKGMYDGFDCVANNYWQVMKKCISKRHGKSKNIHHAPSSVSNMS, encoded by the coding sequence TTGCTAAAACTATCAGATTATATTTCTTCTGACGAATTGAAAGCCCTATGCCAAACTTCTGATTTGGTGGGATGGTATCGTGTTTTTATAAACTATGCATTGATTTCCATTGCAATAATAGTTTTGCTGAGCTTTCCATATTGGTACACATTTATTTGTTGCAGTTGGATTATCGGAGGGCGAATTTTGGGTATCGCTATCCTTAATCACGACGCTGGACATAACACTTTATTTCGCACTCCCAGCCTTAACCACTACGTCGGCCGTTGGCTACTTGGTGGTTTAGTACTGGTTGATTATCAAGCCTTTAAAAACGGTCATGCACAACACCATCGTTATGCAGGCACAGGTAAAGATCCAGACAAAATATTTGTTGCAAACTATCCTGCAACGCCCGCCAGTATGGCCCGTAAGCTTCTCCGAGATTTTAGCGGAGTGAATGGATTCAAAGAAATTGTCTACCAGATTAAAGTATCTACTTGGCAAAAACGCTTACCCAACATCGTTGTTCATGGGATTTTCATCGCTAGTTTGATATTTTTTGACGTACTATGGGCATACGCTGCGTTTTGGGTAGGTTACCTATTCATATATCCTGCTCTGAGCAGAATTAGGATCATCGGCGAACACGGCGCAGTTACCGATATAGACGCATTAGATCCACGCTTAAACACCCGTACCACATTGGCAAATCCAATTGTCGCTTTATTAATTTGTCCGAATGATGTGAATTATCACTTGGAACATCATATCCATCAAAAAATACCAGCACAAAATTTGAAAAAGGCCCATCAGTTATTCAAACAAAAAGGCATGTACGACGGTTTCGATTGTGTAGCAAACAATTATTGGCAAGTGATGAAAAAGTGCATTTCAAAACGCCATGGCAAATCCAAAAATATTCATCATGCGCCGTCATCTGTGAGCAATATGAGCTAG